One window of the Syntrophomonadaceae bacterium genome contains the following:
- a CDS encoding 4Fe-4S binding protein — translation MAAHSASGTIMGALAEGVQARIHVEAVNGRPVPLLCCHCEEPACVDACMTGAMQKDPVSGIVANEGNEQACVGCWMCIMACPYGVIVPKAGEPRIALKCDGCKDRPVPACVEGCPNFALVWEEVDACAAGKRQSAAKELVA, via the coding sequence ATGGCAGCCCATTCCGCCTCAGGAACAATTATGGGGGCTTTGGCCGAGGGAGTGCAGGCGCGAATCCATGTGGAAGCGGTAAACGGGCGGCCAGTGCCTTTATTGTGCTGTCACTGTGAAGAGCCGGCCTGTGTAGATGCCTGCATGACCGGAGCCATGCAAAAGGACCCGGTAAGCGGCATAGTTGCCAACGAGGGCAACGAACAGGCTTGTGTTGGCTGTTGGATGTGTATTATGGCTTGCCCTTACGGGGTAATTGTGCCAAAGGCTGGTGAGCCGAGGATAGCTTTAAAATGTGACGGATGCAAGGACCGGCCGGTCCCCGCTTGTGTGGAGGGGTGCCCCAACTTCGCCCTGGTATGGGAGGAAGTTGACGCCTGTGCAGCCGGCAAGCGCCAAAGTGCAGCCAAGGAACTGGTGGCATAG
- a CDS encoding PFL family protein has protein sequence MPLGFTTSEIWETIRMVQLENLDIRTITMGISLRDCAAGHIDTVCSKAYDKITKMAQRLVPAGEEIEREYGIPIVNKRISVTPVSLIADSQDPEGFLQLAQTLDKAAGEVGVNFIGGFSALVHKGFTKGDLSLINAIPAALAATERLCSSVNVATTKAGINMDAVFLMGRIIKEAAARTAAKDGIGAAKLVVFCNVPEDNPFMAGAFHGIGEPECVLNVGVSGPGVVLNAVKKAPEADFGTLAAVIKNTAFKITRMGELVGRAASAKLQVPFGIVDLSLAPTPAIGDSVANILEAMGLERCGTHGSTAALALLNDAVKKGGAMASSYVGGLSGAFIPVSEDAGMIAAVLAGALTFDKLEAMTCVCSVGLDMIAIPGDTPAETIAGIIADEAAIGMINRKTTAVRLIPAPGKKAGDRVEFGGLLGHAPVMPVNSFSSTDFIRRGGRIPAPVQALTN, from the coding sequence ATGCCCCTTGGGTTTACCACCAGTGAAATCTGGGAAACAATCCGGATGGTACAGCTTGAAAACCTGGACATCCGGACCATCACGATGGGGATCAGCCTGCGGGACTGTGCCGCCGGCCATATCGACACCGTCTGCAGCAAGGCTTACGACAAAATAACTAAAATGGCCCAGAGACTGGTGCCGGCAGGTGAAGAAATAGAACGTGAATACGGTATTCCCATAGTCAACAAACGTATCTCGGTCACGCCTGTTTCATTAATCGCAGATAGCCAAGACCCTGAAGGCTTCCTGCAGTTGGCCCAGACCCTGGACAAGGCAGCAGGTGAAGTTGGGGTGAATTTTATCGGGGGCTTTTCTGCCCTGGTGCACAAGGGTTTTACCAAAGGAGACCTCAGCCTGATCAATGCTATCCCGGCTGCCCTGGCTGCAACAGAACGCCTCTGTTCCTCTGTTAATGTAGCCACAACCAAGGCCGGCATCAACATGGATGCAGTTTTTCTCATGGGCAGGATCATCAAAGAAGCTGCCGCGAGGACAGCTGCTAAAGACGGCATCGGAGCCGCCAAACTGGTGGTCTTTTGCAACGTACCCGAGGATAATCCCTTCATGGCCGGGGCTTTTCACGGAATTGGCGAGCCCGAATGCGTTCTCAATGTGGGGGTAAGCGGCCCCGGCGTAGTCCTTAATGCGGTGAAGAAGGCGCCGGAGGCAGATTTTGGGACCCTGGCCGCAGTCATTAAAAACACGGCCTTTAAGATCACCCGCATGGGGGAACTGGTTGGACGAGCCGCTTCTGCCAAGCTGCAAGTCCCCTTTGGCATTGTGGACCTTTCGCTTGCTCCCACACCGGCCATCGGCGACAGCGTAGCTAATATCCTGGAAGCCATGGGGTTGGAGCGGTGCGGCACCCATGGCTCTACTGCCGCTTTGGCCCTCCTGAACGACGCTGTGAAGAAGGGCGGCGCCATGGCTTCTTCCTATGTTGGGGGTTTAAGCGGCGCTTTTATCCCTGTCAGCGAAGACGCCGGGATGATCGCTGCCGTTTTGGCAGGGGCCTTAACCTTTGACAAATTAGAAGCAATGACCTGTGTATGTTCCGTAGGGCTTGATATGATTGCCATCCCAGGAGATACCCCGGCGGAAACCATTGCCGGGATCATCGCTGATGAAGCAGCCATCGGCATGATTAACCGGAAAACTACCGCTGTCCGGCTGATCCCGGCCCCGGGCAAAAAGGCGGGTGACCGGGTGGAATTCGGCGGCTTACTTGGACATGCCCCGGTGATGCCGGTCAATTCCTTCAGTTCCACAGACTTTATCCGCCGGGGAGGCCGCATCCCGGCCCCGGTTCAGGCTCTGACCAATTAA
- a CDS encoding Crp/Fnr family transcriptional regulator, whose amino-acid sequence MDSLHKLSFFARMPKDTLDWLEPLMPVRRYLPRQLLFMEGEPADFVGFVLEGRVKLYRVSSEGQEKVVHIATAGDVFGELPYFDGKPHPLTAETMEETRVRLVSHQDLARLWREHPEETGREFLRVASLRLRQTYRQIRSLTFKDAYARTAGRLYKLARDYGVKTTEGVELSLTFTQQELANLIGTSRETMSKILNSLQKNRVLTANRGQIIILDMDKLRKHS is encoded by the coding sequence GTGGACAGCTTGCACAAATTAAGTTTTTTTGCCCGCATGCCCAAAGATACTTTGGATTGGCTGGAACCATTAATGCCAGTCCGGCGGTATCTTCCCCGGCAACTCCTGTTCATGGAAGGGGAGCCGGCCGACTTTGTGGGTTTTGTCCTGGAAGGCAGGGTGAAACTGTACCGGGTGTCCTCGGAAGGACAGGAAAAAGTGGTCCATATTGCCACAGCCGGCGATGTGTTCGGGGAGTTGCCCTATTTTGATGGGAAGCCACACCCGTTAACAGCGGAAACCATGGAGGAAACCAGGGTCAGGCTCGTATCCCACCAGGATCTGGCCCGGCTCTGGCGGGAGCACCCTGAGGAGACCGGCAGGGAATTTTTGCGGGTGGCCTCCCTCAGGTTGCGGCAAACCTACCGCCAGATCCGCAGCCTCACCTTTAAGGATGCCTATGCCCGTACCGCGGGGCGGTTGTATAAATTGGCCAGGGATTACGGGGTAAAAACAACTGAGGGAGTTGAGCTGTCCCTTACTTTCACCCAGCAGGAACTGGCAAACCTGATTGGCACCTCCCGGGAAACCATGAGCAAGATCTTGAACAGCCTGCAAAAAAACCGCGTTCTGACGGCCAACCGGGGGCAAATCATTATTCTGGATATGGACAAACTTCGCAAACATAGCTGA
- a CDS encoding ACT domain-containing protein, protein MGKTETRILVTVLGRDKVGIIAAVTGVLATAEANILDISQTIMQEFFVMIMLVDMSTCSMDFDSLRQLLVEKGKEIGVQVNTQREDVFRYMHRI, encoded by the coding sequence TTGGGAAAAACGGAAACTAGAATTCTGGTAACCGTCCTGGGGCGGGATAAAGTAGGCATTATTGCTGCTGTTACCGGTGTGCTGGCCACTGCGGAGGCAAATATTCTGGATATCAGCCAGACCATCATGCAGGAGTTTTTCGTCATGATCATGCTGGTTGATATGTCGACCTGCAGCATGGACTTCGATTCTCTCAGGCAACTGCTGGTAGAAAAAGGCAAAGAAATCGGCGTTCAGGTCAATACCCAGCGGGAAGATGTCTTTCGCTACATGCACAGGATCTAA
- a CDS encoding DUF1858 domain-containing protein gives MEQAIHRDMTIGKIREICPRADEVLARFFGPGCFACPNSRTKSIEFGASVHGQDVEEVVAELNQLMLKNQP, from the coding sequence ATGGAACAAGCTATTCATAGAGACATGACTATTGGCAAGATCAGAGAAATTTGCCCAAGGGCCGATGAGGTGTTAGCCCGTTTTTTTGGCCCCGGATGCTTTGCCTGCCCAAACTCCCGGACCAAAAGCATCGAGTTTGGCGCCAGCGTCCATGGTCAGGATGTTGAGGAGGTAGTAGCTGAGCTAAACCAGTTAATGCTGAAGAACCAGCCCTGA
- a CDS encoding CGGC domain-containing protein, with the protein MQWTTEALAELEAIPEHVRPMALKAIENMAREQGSVQVSKELVEVAKAKYLGINTGDSRLVKKIAVVRCETVSEVCPGIGCLSAFADRRVAFEEYDRETQLLAFFTCGGCSGRRVSRLVEKLVKYGVDTVHLSSCMIAGKEHPFCPHRDQIKRAIEVNGVRVIEGTHY; encoded by the coding sequence ATGCAGTGGACAACAGAAGCGCTGGCAGAGTTGGAAGCTATTCCCGAACATGTCCGGCCGATGGCCTTAAAAGCAATTGAGAACATGGCCAGGGAGCAGGGATCTGTTCAGGTTAGCAAAGAGCTGGTAGAAGTCGCTAAGGCCAAATACCTGGGAATAAATACAGGTGATTCCCGGCTGGTTAAAAAAATAGCTGTAGTCAGATGCGAGACTGTCTCTGAGGTATGCCCCGGGATTGGCTGTTTAAGCGCTTTCGCTGACCGGCGGGTGGCTTTTGAAGAGTATGACCGGGAAACACAGCTTTTGGCTTTTTTTACCTGCGGCGGTTGCAGCGGCCGGCGGGTGTCCCGGCTGGTGGAAAAGCTGGTTAAATATGGGGTCGATACTGTGCATTTAAGCTCCTGTATGATTGCCGGCAAGGAGCACCCTTTTTGCCCCCACCGGGACCAGATAAAAAGAGCAATCGAGGTTAATGGCGTTAGGGTAATAGAAGGCACCCATTACTAA
- a CDS encoding DegT/DnrJ/EryC1/StrS family aminotransferase, protein MDRTAPLTKTEILSLIAQYCQFAQNSAGLPPDRGKTMDYAGFSLEERMALIENMLDFSAAAGDRIQLLEEKLRTYFNAEDVVLVSSGAQATSLCLTSILAAYTPKGLLPGDEVIVPAVTQPSTYAAILQLGLIPVVVDCKPGTCNLDDSRLEAAVGEKTRALLLPHALGYPNRMDLVMDVVARYRLWLIEDGCEAFGAKFGGRLAGTFGELAAINLGKRPVGNGGSAGAVVVNDPALADTVRCLRDSGREPLQKGEAGLKDHDDIGHIYIKRSLFWRPAEIQAVAGLAHLRQAEQRLKDRQRLAEILRQGILSCKDTLLPPSWPEKSEPSFAGCPLFLLKGRRAQLFKLLRNTMFKPGLIAAGNILRQPAFKNMPYRAGSPDFKGADRITDQGFLLPLHGQISDATAAQLTEKLKIFCRDSTGS, encoded by the coding sequence TTGGACAGAACAGCCCCTCTAACAAAAACAGAAATCCTCTCTCTTATTGCCCAGTATTGCCAATTTGCCCAAAACTCAGCTGGACTGCCGCCTGACCGGGGAAAAACCATGGATTATGCCGGATTTAGCTTGGAAGAACGGATGGCTTTAATTGAAAACATGTTGGATTTTTCCGCCGCTGCCGGAGATAGAATCCAACTCTTGGAGGAAAAGCTCAGGACCTACTTTAATGCTGAAGATGTGGTCCTGGTCAGTTCCGGCGCTCAGGCCACCTCTTTATGCCTGACATCTATCCTCGCTGCCTATACCCCAAAAGGTCTCCTGCCCGGCGATGAAGTAATCGTGCCCGCAGTGACTCAGCCATCAACCTATGCCGCTATTCTCCAGTTGGGACTGATTCCGGTTGTAGTTGACTGTAAACCAGGCACCTGCAACCTGGATGACAGCCGGTTGGAAGCAGCTGTAGGGGAAAAAACAAGGGCCCTCTTGCTGCCTCATGCCCTTGGCTATCCCAACAGAATGGATCTGGTGATGGATGTGGTGGCTCGCTACCGTCTCTGGCTGATCGAGGATGGATGCGAGGCCTTCGGGGCTAAGTTTGGCGGGCGTTTAGCAGGCACTTTCGGCGAGCTGGCCGCCATAAATTTAGGCAAGCGCCCGGTTGGGAATGGAGGCTCTGCCGGAGCTGTAGTAGTTAATGACCCTGCCTTGGCGGATACAGTGCGCTGCCTCAGGGATAGCGGCAGAGAACCCCTGCAGAAAGGGGAGGCAGGGTTAAAAGACCATGATGACATCGGGCACATTTACATAAAACGGTCTCTTTTCTGGCGCCCCGCAGAGATTCAGGCCGTAGCTGGGCTGGCTCACCTGCGGCAGGCGGAACAAAGGCTAAAGGACAGGCAGCGGCTGGCAGAGATCCTTCGGCAAGGCATTTTGTCATGCAAAGATACACTCCTCCCCCCATCCTGGCCGGAGAAGAGCGAGCCGTCTTTTGCCGGCTGTCCTCTTTTTCTTTTAAAAGGCCGCCGGGCTCAATTATTTAAGCTACTGCGAAATACCATGTTCAAGCCCGGCTTGATCGCAGCTGGCAATATTCTGCGCCAGCCAGCATTTAAAAACATGCCCTACCGGGCAGGCAGTCCTGATTTTAAAGGCGCCGACCGGATTACAGACCAGGGATTCCTCTTGCCCTTACACGGCCAGATCTCCGATGCGACGGCAGCTCAGTTGACAGAAAAGCTGAAAATTTTTTGCCGGGATTCAACTGGGTCTTAG
- a CDS encoding zinc-ribbon domain containing protein translates to MYQDKNLACKECSETFVFTAGEQEFYAEKGFANEPARCPACRAARKNQMGGGNRTGGRREMHPAVCASCGHTTQVPFKPTGEKPVYCSDCFSVQRAAR, encoded by the coding sequence ATGTATCAGGACAAGAACCTAGCCTGCAAGGAGTGCAGCGAAACTTTCGTATTTACCGCCGGTGAACAGGAATTTTACGCGGAAAAAGGTTTTGCCAACGAGCCCGCACGGTGCCCTGCATGTCGCGCTGCCCGCAAGAACCAAATGGGTGGCGGCAACAGAACCGGCGGCAGGAGAGAAATGCACCCGGCTGTTTGCGCAAGCTGTGGGCATACCACCCAGGTTCCGTTTAAACCAACCGGCGAAAAGCCTGTTTACTGCAGCGATTGCTTCAGCGTTCAAAGAGCAGCCAGGTAA
- the cooS gene encoding anaerobic carbon-monoxide dehydrogenase catalytic subunit: MSNCQSCSTAATCVSAHQSVNTMYQRTKNMGLSTIFDRYQAQQPQCGFGMQGVCCQLCSHGPCRITPKAPAAICGATADTIVARNLVRLATHGAAAYTHHLEELAKTIKATAAGKTPFKIGDEQKLREIAGIVGLDATKPSAELADALADVILAELRKGADEPLALVNIFAPKTRLEAWNKLGVIPGGVLSEVRDALTKSMSNIDTDPIDLLLTVVRLSIAAGYMGLVGTITLQDILLGTPSLTTSEADLGIIDPETVNIVAHGHVPLVATAVIQAAQTGEMQALAQEAGAKGIKVYGSMCTGQELMQRNASSASGFAGQLGNWLTQEYYVATGAVDLVMMDMNCSIPGMKTVADRFHTKLVSVDRILRMAGVDENVDYHPEKVAEQAKHLIKMAIEAYKNRGEDILIPQHKSGAVAGFSVETILGALGGSLDPLLEAVKAGAIKGIVAVVGCTNNKNGHDTKGLTIMKELIKRDILVINAGCMSSAAEIDGLMLPKAAELAGENLKGVCRALGIPPVLNFGSCVDIGRIGVAVTVIANALGVDPSDLPVAASAPEYLEQKAVVDGVFAVAFGLLTHIGPVPPVTGSPLVTRVLTQDIESLLGGKVYVEEDPVKAAAGMEAHIMAKRAKLGI; encoded by the coding sequence ATGAGCAACTGTCAATCTTGCAGCACGGCGGCAACCTGTGTTTCCGCCCACCAGAGCGTCAACACCATGTACCAGCGGACCAAGAACATGGGCCTGAGCACTATCTTCGACCGCTACCAGGCCCAGCAGCCCCAATGCGGTTTTGGTATGCAGGGGGTTTGCTGCCAGTTGTGCAGCCATGGTCCGTGTCGGATTACCCCCAAAGCTCCGGCAGCCATTTGCGGCGCCACTGCCGATACCATTGTAGCCAGGAATTTGGTCCGCCTGGCAACCCACGGCGCGGCTGCCTACACCCATCATTTAGAGGAGTTAGCTAAAACCATCAAGGCAACAGCAGCTGGTAAAACTCCCTTCAAGATTGGTGACGAGCAAAAACTGCGGGAAATTGCCGGAATAGTAGGGCTGGATGCCACTAAACCTTCGGCAGAGCTGGCCGATGCCCTGGCCGACGTGATCTTGGCGGAGCTACGTAAGGGCGCCGATGAACCCTTGGCCCTGGTAAATATCTTCGCTCCCAAAACCCGTCTGGAAGCATGGAACAAACTTGGGGTAATTCCAGGCGGCGTATTGAGCGAAGTCAGGGATGCCTTGACCAAGTCCATGAGCAACATCGATACCGACCCCATCGATCTCCTGTTGACAGTGGTGCGACTGTCCATAGCAGCCGGCTATATGGGCCTGGTGGGCACCATCACCCTACAGGATATCCTGCTCGGGACTCCCAGCCTGACTACCAGCGAGGCTGATCTGGGGATCATTGACCCGGAAACCGTGAATATTGTGGCCCATGGCCACGTGCCCTTGGTAGCGACTGCCGTAATCCAGGCGGCTCAGACTGGGGAAATGCAGGCCCTTGCCCAGGAAGCCGGTGCAAAAGGCATCAAGGTTTACGGTTCCATGTGTACCGGCCAGGAGTTGATGCAGCGTAACGCCTCCAGCGCCAGCGGTTTTGCCGGACAGCTGGGCAACTGGCTGACCCAGGAATACTACGTGGCCACAGGGGCAGTGGACCTGGTGATGATGGATATGAACTGCTCCATCCCGGGCATGAAGACAGTAGCTGACCGCTTTCACACCAAGCTGGTGTCGGTAGACCGCATCCTAAGAATGGCCGGCGTGGACGAAAATGTGGATTACCATCCCGAGAAGGTGGCAGAACAGGCTAAACACCTGATCAAAATGGCGATTGAGGCCTACAAGAATAGAGGAGAGGACATCCTGATCCCCCAACACAAGTCTGGCGCCGTGGCCGGTTTTTCAGTGGAAACTATTCTGGGAGCCCTGGGCGGCAGCCTGGACCCGCTCCTGGAGGCTGTTAAGGCTGGAGCTATCAAGGGCATCGTGGCGGTGGTTGGATGCACCAATAACAAAAACGGCCACGATACAAAAGGCCTCACCATCATGAAAGAACTGATCAAGCGGGATATCCTGGTGATTAATGCCGGCTGCATGTCCAGTGCCGCCGAAATCGATGGCCTGATGCTGCCAAAAGCAGCCGAATTGGCCGGGGAAAATCTAAAGGGTGTATGCAGGGCTTTGGGCATCCCACCCGTCTTAAACTTCGGTTCTTGTGTAGATATCGGGAGGATTGGCGTAGCCGTAACGGTAATCGCTAACGCGCTAGGTGTTGACCCAAGCGATCTGCCGGTGGCAGCCTCGGCCCCGGAGTATCTGGAGCAAAAGGCCGTTGTCGACGGAGTATTTGCGGTAGCCTTTGGCCTCTTGACCCATATTGGGCCAGTTCCGCCGGTAACCGGCAGCCCGCTGGTGACCAGGGTGCTGACCCAGGATATCGAATCCCTCTTAGGGGGCAAGGTGTACGTGGAAGAAGACCCGGTAAAGGCGGCGGCCGGCATGGAAGCTCATATCATGGCAAAAAGGGCTAAATTGGGAATCTAA
- a CDS encoding type II toxin-antitoxin system Phd/YefM family antitoxin, with product MKPVYLKEGVVITATELKQNFGKYLDFVEELNDVVITKNGSKVARLTPYVTDIEQYFTVRERALDYQYGGKKVSYEEFMEISEKSTLRMEFINGEIYLLSSPNLGHQELLGRLHLLFAGYFKGKECRVFLAPFDVHFKKKEIKEPDVMQPDVLVACDLKNNVTEKGRYMGTPTLVVEILSESTRNKDMIEKLNTYMLSGVREYWIIDLKQENFMLYSFADYKIDRYKLFAAGQVVQSMIFPGLAADISSLFADLYDSGK from the coding sequence ATGAAGCCAGTGTATTTAAAAGAGGGTGTTGTGATAACCGCTACGGAGCTTAAACAAAATTTCGGCAAGTATCTGGATTTTGTTGAAGAGCTGAACGACGTCGTGATCACAAAAAATGGCAGCAAAGTTGCCAGATTGACGCCCTATGTCACGGACATTGAGCAGTATTTTACCGTCCGGGAAAGGGCGCTCGACTATCAGTACGGTGGGAAAAAGGTTTCCTATGAAGAGTTCATGGAAATCAGCGAAAAAAGTACCTTAAGAATGGAATTTATTAATGGAGAAATTTATTTGCTCTCTTCTCCAAACCTCGGCCACCAGGAGCTGCTTGGCAGATTACACCTGTTATTTGCCGGTTATTTCAAAGGGAAAGAATGCAGGGTATTTTTGGCTCCCTTTGATGTGCACTTTAAAAAAAAGGAGATTAAAGAACCGGATGTTATGCAGCCGGACGTACTGGTTGCCTGCGACCTGAAGAATAATGTCACAGAAAAAGGGCGCTACATGGGTACTCCCACCCTGGTGGTTGAAATCTTGTCCGAAAGCACAAGAAACAAGGACATGATCGAAAAACTAAACACATACATGCTCTCAGGAGTCCGGGAGTACTGGATCATCGACCTGAAACAGGAAAACTTCATGTTATATTCTTTTGCCGACTATAAAATTGACCGCTATAAACTTTTCGCAGCGGGTCAAGTGGTGCAGTCCATGATATTTCCCGGTTTGGCTGCGGATATCAGCAGTTTGTTTGCAGATCTGTATGACTCCGGCAAATAA
- a CDS encoding DUF1858 domain-containing protein, producing MSFTKEMTVKQVLDLNPKTAEVFRKLGMHCLGCPSAVGETVAGAARTHNLDLNLLLQELNGIEYGELSPEAMAEAMPEGAIIQKDKEHFAIVPHLPGGLVDPGTLRRIAEVAEKYGCAAIKLTSAQRLALVGLKKEDVPKAWEDLGMKPGAAHGNRVRNIKFCPGDAFCIRGEQDAINLGMALDARYHGMELPAKMKMAVSGCPRKCTDASSVDIGVVGTATGYMLLVGGCGGIKPRQGRMLAEGLSKEEVLGLVERIVGYFREHGELNERLGNHIVRVGWEAFKEAVLTKEA from the coding sequence ATGAGCTTCACAAAAGAGATGACTGTAAAACAGGTGCTGGATTTAAACCCGAAAACAGCAGAAGTTTTTCGCAAACTGGGGATGCATTGCCTGGGGTGCCCTTCGGCTGTAGGGGAAACTGTTGCCGGGGCAGCCAGGACCCACAATTTGGACCTTAATCTTTTATTGCAGGAACTGAATGGCATTGAATATGGGGAATTATCCCCCGAAGCGATGGCAGAAGCAATGCCGGAAGGTGCAATTATCCAAAAAGACAAAGAGCACTTTGCCATTGTGCCACACCTGCCCGGCGGGCTGGTTGACCCGGGCACATTGCGCCGGATAGCCGAAGTGGCGGAAAAGTACGGGTGTGCGGCAATCAAATTAACCTCTGCCCAGCGCCTGGCTCTGGTGGGACTGAAAAAAGAGGATGTTCCCAAGGCATGGGAAGATCTGGGCATGAAGCCAGGAGCGGCGCATGGGAACCGGGTGCGAAACATTAAATTCTGCCCGGGGGATGCCTTCTGCATCCGGGGAGAACAGGACGCGATTAATCTGGGGATGGCCCTGGATGCCCGTTACCATGGCATGGAGCTTCCAGCTAAGATGAAGATGGCCGTAAGCGGCTGCCCGCGGAAATGCACTGATGCCAGTTCAGTGGATATTGGCGTGGTGGGGACTGCCACCGGTTACATGCTGCTGGTTGGCGGGTGTGGCGGTATTAAGCCCCGCCAGGGAAGGATGCTGGCCGAGGGTTTAAGCAAGGAAGAGGTGTTGGGACTGGTCGAGCGCATTGTCGGCTATTTCAGGGAACATGGCGAGCTAAACGAAAGACTGGGCAATCACATTGTCAGAGTTGGCTGGGAGGCATTCAAAGAAGCAGTGTTAACTAAAGAGGCATAA
- a CDS encoding NAD(P)/FAD-dependent oxidoreductase, which yields MEHVIIGSSAAGVAAAETIRRLAPADNITMISAEAGPVYSRCLLPNLLAGSRSVDGLLFRSKDFYRKNRITPILGVRADGVDSGAKNIFLQDGRKIPYDKLLIATGASTAMPPVPGLDGPGVFGLRSLADAQGILARIPAVRRAVVVGAGLVGLETAYALYRRGLEVTVVEKMSQVLPNQFDPVAAFIILREMQAEGIRFVLGRGIKEIAGPTMWQRLFGKSGMGVVLEDGERLKAELVVVATGTRCNVDLAQGSGIQVNRGIKVNAYMATSIADIFAAGDVAETVDLVTGQEGLSPIWPNAINQGKIAGFNMAGVMRKYSPLIGQQNAVEFRALPAIAVGLTNPKGEQYEVLINHCPVRNHYKKLVLDKDKLVGMVLVGDISKAGLYAGLIKKRANVQPVKDCLLDQGFSYAHFLRHSA from the coding sequence ATGGAGCATGTCATTATTGGCAGCAGCGCGGCCGGGGTTGCCGCGGCGGAAACCATCCGGCGCCTTGCCCCGGCGGATAATATCACCATGATTTCTGCCGAAGCCGGCCCCGTTTATTCCCGTTGCCTCCTGCCCAATCTTTTGGCAGGCAGCCGCAGCGTGGACGGGTTGTTGTTCAGATCCAAAGATTTTTACAGAAAAAACCGGATCACGCCTATCCTGGGTGTAAGAGCAGACGGAGTAGATTCAGGTGCAAAAAACATTTTCTTGCAGGACGGACGCAAAATTCCCTATGACAAACTGCTGATTGCTACCGGTGCCAGCACGGCTATGCCTCCTGTTCCTGGCCTGGATGGTCCGGGAGTATTCGGATTAAGGAGCCTGGCAGATGCTCAGGGCATCCTGGCCAGAATTCCGGCAGTCCGGCGGGCAGTGGTTGTGGGAGCGGGACTGGTCGGTTTGGAAACAGCCTATGCCCTTTATCGTAGGGGTTTGGAAGTAACAGTTGTAGAAAAAATGTCTCAAGTTTTACCTAACCAGTTTGATCCTGTGGCGGCTTTTATCATCCTCAGGGAAATGCAGGCGGAAGGAATCCGGTTTGTGCTGGGCCGAGGCATCAAGGAAATTGCCGGGCCAACTATGTGGCAAAGGCTTTTCGGCAAAAGCGGGATGGGAGTCGTCCTGGAGGATGGAGAGCGGCTGAAGGCAGAACTGGTGGTAGTGGCAACCGGTACCAGGTGTAATGTGGATCTGGCGCAGGGAAGCGGCATTCAGGTTAACCGGGGGATCAAGGTTAATGCCTATATGGCCACAAGTATCGCGGACATTTTTGCAGCCGGGGACGTAGCAGAGACGGTAGACCTGGTAACCGGCCAAGAGGGGTTAAGTCCAATTTGGCCCAATGCAATCAACCAGGGTAAAATTGCAGGATTTAACATGGCTGGCGTAATGCGAAAATATTCTCCTCTGATCGGCCAGCAAAACGCGGTGGAATTCCGGGCATTGCCCGCCATTGCCGTGGGTCTCACAAACCCCAAGGGAGAGCAGTATGAAGTATTAATAAACCATTGTCCTGTCCGCAATCACTATAAAAAATTGGTACTGGATAAAGACAAGCTGGTAGGAATGGTCCTGGTCGGGGATATCAGCAAGGCCGGACTTTACGCAGGGTTAATCAAAAAGCGGGCCAATGTCCAGCCCGTTAAGGATTGCTTGCTTGATCAGGGTTTCAGTTACGCCCATTTTCTTCGTCACTCAGCCTGA